The Actinomycetota bacterium genomic sequence CACCAGGCGTGCGGCCGCGGTCGCGGCGGCGTGGCTGACCGCGGCGGCCAGCGCGGCCCGGTAGGCGGCCGCCGCCGGGGCGAGCGCGGCCGTGCAGGCCGGCGGCGGCGGCACCGGGTCGGGCAGGCTGACGCTCGCCCCGGCCGGGTAGTGGACGCCCATGGTGTCCCGCCAGGCGATCCTCACCTCGGCCGGCGGGCCGCCGCCGGCCAGCCGCAGGTCGCGCTGGCCGCCCACCAGCCCGGCGCGCAGCAGCCAGGTCTGGGCCTCACCGCAGGTGCGCTCCAGCTC encodes the following:
- a CDS encoding V-type ATP synthase subunit D translates to MSAGPRVPPGRAGRLWLRGRLATAERALDLLDRKLRILRRERERLDLLAGRTGEELERTCGEAQTWLLRAGLVGGQRDLRLAGGGPPAEVRIAWRDTMGVHYPAGASVSLPDPVPPPPACTAALAPAAAAYRAALAAAVSHAAATAAARLV